One genomic region from Anopheles bellator chromosome 2, idAnoBellAS_SP24_06.2, whole genome shotgun sequence encodes:
- the LOC131210202 gene encoding uncharacterized protein LOC131210202 isoform X1 yields the protein MASMISLLAVGLMVIGACVDAQQYHLGSRRLQDRPNLLRSHADGDGYSRNDLYTNQQQQQQRYGDRHQHHNLQDEQDRRGDYDHEDYSYGYAVRDEHSGDIKSQQEVRHGDRVRGQYRTLESDGTERIVDYTADDHRGFNAVVRHQPSVGTRAQLVHTLQPAVLLRNPTVGQLIASGQSQPLFNANPNAARGPTASVLLHQ from the exons ATGGCTTCGATG ATCTCCCTGCTTGCCGTTGGGCTGATGGTGATCGGTGCGTGCGTCGACGCCCAGCAATACCATCTGGGGTCCCGCCGGCTTCAGGATCGCCCGAATCTGCTCCGTTCGcacgccgacggcgacggttaCAGCCGGAACGATCTCTACaccaaccaacagcagcagcagcagcgatatGGCGATCGCCATCAGCACCACAACCTGCAGGACGAGCAGGACCGTCGCGGGGACTACGATCACGAGGACTACAGCTACGGGTATGCCGTGCGTGACGAGCACTCGGGTGACATCAAGAGCCAGCAGGAGGTGCGCCACGGTGATCGCGTTCGGGGCCAGTACCGGACGCTCGAGTCGGACGGCACCGAGCGGATCGTGGACTACACGGCCGACGATCACCGTGGCTTCAATGCGGTCGTCCGCCACCAGCCGTCGGTCGGTACGCGCGCTCAGCTGGTCCACACCCTGCAGCCGGCCGTGCTGCTGCGAAACCCGACCGTCGGCCAGCTGATCGCCAGTGGCCAGAGCCAACCGCTGTTCAACGCCAACCCGAACGCCGCCCGAGGTCCGACCGCTTCCGTGCTGCTGCACCAGTGA
- the LOC131210202 gene encoding uncharacterized protein LOC131210202 isoform X2, with amino-acid sequence MVAKISLLAVGLMVIGACVDAQQYHLGSRRLQDRPNLLRSHADGDGYSRNDLYTNQQQQQQRYGDRHQHHNLQDEQDRRGDYDHEDYSYGYAVRDEHSGDIKSQQEVRHGDRVRGQYRTLESDGTERIVDYTADDHRGFNAVVRHQPSVGTRAQLVHTLQPAVLLRNPTVGQLIASGQSQPLFNANPNAARGPTASVLLHQ; translated from the coding sequence ATCTCCCTGCTTGCCGTTGGGCTGATGGTGATCGGTGCGTGCGTCGACGCCCAGCAATACCATCTGGGGTCCCGCCGGCTTCAGGATCGCCCGAATCTGCTCCGTTCGcacgccgacggcgacggttaCAGCCGGAACGATCTCTACaccaaccaacagcagcagcagcagcgatatGGCGATCGCCATCAGCACCACAACCTGCAGGACGAGCAGGACCGTCGCGGGGACTACGATCACGAGGACTACAGCTACGGGTATGCCGTGCGTGACGAGCACTCGGGTGACATCAAGAGCCAGCAGGAGGTGCGCCACGGTGATCGCGTTCGGGGCCAGTACCGGACGCTCGAGTCGGACGGCACCGAGCGGATCGTGGACTACACGGCCGACGATCACCGTGGCTTCAATGCGGTCGTCCGCCACCAGCCGTCGGTCGGTACGCGCGCTCAGCTGGTCCACACCCTGCAGCCGGCCGTGCTGCTGCGAAACCCGACCGTCGGCCAGCTGATCGCCAGTGGCCAGAGCCAACCGCTGTTCAACGCCAACCCGAACGCCGCCCGAGGTCCGACCGCTTCCGTGCTGCTGCACCAGTGA